The following are from one region of the Arthrobacter sp. TMP15 genome:
- a CDS encoding MFS transporter, producing the protein MSNPTPLLTGDRVVQELPWRWRVQGSIFLIGGLGFMFDAWDVTLNGFLIPLLSKEWGLSTGQAAWIGTANLIGMAVGAFAWGSIADIIGRKKAFTLTLLIFSIFTVLGAVSNEIVLFCVFRFLAGFGLGGCIPVDYALVGEFTPRKLRGRVLTAMDAWWPIGASLCGVVSAVLMASFGNWRYLMLVMVLPALLVFWVRVGVPESPLYLVRAGRPAEAKAVIERLIERTGATVGPWTLPDAATAPKLSLGKITDQLAGLWRFNWRVTGVAWSLFLTILLVYYGALTWMPSILVATGYAENKAFMATASMTAIGLLGVVAAALLVERLGRKWILAVTGPLAALSLVIFALVLDAPVAAQIWLLVFGFVIQVAIPVLYTYVSELYPTHLRATGFGWASTVSRVGAGLVPLIFGSLLWPVLGLPLTFALTGGLVVAAVIWMAISAPETKGTVLD; encoded by the coding sequence ATGAGCAACCCAACGCCCCTACTCACCGGCGACCGCGTAGTGCAGGAACTCCCTTGGCGTTGGCGCGTGCAAGGCAGTATCTTCCTGATCGGCGGGCTCGGCTTCATGTTCGATGCCTGGGATGTCACCCTCAATGGCTTCCTGATTCCGCTGCTGTCCAAAGAGTGGGGGCTCAGCACCGGGCAAGCGGCATGGATCGGCACAGCCAACCTGATTGGCATGGCAGTTGGTGCTTTCGCTTGGGGATCCATCGCGGACATTATTGGGCGCAAAAAGGCGTTCACACTCACCCTGCTCATTTTCTCCATTTTCACGGTTCTTGGTGCCGTCTCCAACGAGATCGTTCTCTTTTGTGTGTTCCGTTTTCTGGCAGGTTTTGGTCTGGGCGGGTGCATTCCCGTGGACTATGCGTTGGTGGGTGAGTTCACTCCCCGCAAACTCCGCGGCAGGGTATTGACGGCCATGGATGCGTGGTGGCCAATCGGGGCGTCCCTGTGTGGGGTGGTTTCAGCTGTGCTGATGGCATCATTTGGGAACTGGCGGTACCTGATGCTGGTTATGGTGCTCCCGGCTCTGCTCGTTTTTTGGGTTCGTGTGGGTGTGCCAGAATCACCACTGTATTTGGTGCGGGCCGGCCGTCCAGCGGAGGCTAAAGCTGTCATTGAACGCCTCATTGAAAGAACCGGGGCCACAGTGGGTCCCTGGACACTGCCAGACGCGGCAACTGCACCAAAACTATCTCTGGGCAAGATCACCGACCAGTTGGCGGGACTGTGGCGTTTCAACTGGCGTGTCACAGGGGTGGCCTGGTCACTGTTTCTAACAATTTTGCTGGTGTACTACGGCGCTCTGACGTGGATGCCCTCCATTTTGGTCGCCACTGGCTACGCCGAAAATAAAGCGTTCATGGCCACCGCGTCAATGACAGCCATTGGATTACTGGGGGTGGTTGCTGCTGCACTGCTTGTAGAGCGGCTGGGACGCAAATGGATTCTGGCCGTTACCGGTCCCTTGGCAGCGTTGTCATTGGTGATTTTTGCGCTGGTGTTGGATGCCCCTGTGGCCGCTCAAATCTGGTTGCTCGTGTTTGGTTTTGTCATACAAGTTGCCATTCCTGTGCTCTACACCTATGTGTCAGAGCTTTATCCCACGCACCTGCGCGCCACCGGTTTTGGCTGGGCTTCTACTGTTTCGCGGGTGGGTGCCGGGCTGGTTCCACTAATTTTCGGCTCCCTCCTATGGCCCGTATTGGGCTTACCTCTCACCTTCGCACTGACCGGTGGGCTTGTGGTGGCGGCAGTTATCTGGATGGCGATCTCCGCCCCGGAAACCAAGGGCACCGTCCTGGACTGA